The nucleotide sequence TACTGACTAAATGCAACTTTGTGATATTTTTGTGTACGGACAACTCCTCGATCACATCGGCATAAGTGAGCCCTTTTGGAAGATCAATCGTATAGATATTTTTGTACACTCGGTAGTCATCAACGAATTTTACGTCAAAATTCACATCTTCGATTACGATATTTTTCTCTTCAAAATAATCGGTAAGAAAATCTTTGGTTTCTTTTCTATGGATAAATTGGATTTCTAACTTTTTAGTCGTAGGTACATGGATCACGCGTTTCACTACTGTGAGTGCAATAGCAATCCCGATAAAACTGATGATCGCAATGGAATAGTAACCCATGCCGATGGCGATCCCTAATCCAGCAATTGCCCATAAAGAAGCGGCAGTCGTAAGTCCCGTCACCGATTGTTTCGTGACGATGATCGTTCCCGCGCCTAAGAAACCGACACCACTCACCACTTGAGCAATCAGCCTTGCTTCATCTGAACGAATCGTTCCAGCAAGCTGTGGATACTCTAAAGCATCTCTTAATGCACCACTAGCGATCTCAACTTGGATCAATGCAATGATACATGCTCCCATACAAACTAAAATATGCGTACGCATACCTGCTGGACGATTTTTATATTGTCGTTCAAAACCGATTGCTCCGCCAAATAGCATAGCGATCCCTAAACGTAAAATAATCTCTGGAATTGTCAATACCATATCATTCATCTAAACACCCTCCAGTCCAATATATCATGTCTGAAAGGAGCAGACAAAAAAAGTGCAATTTTTACCTCTTACGAAAAAAGGACTGTGACAAAATTTTTGTCATAGTCCTTTTTATGAATAAACGGTGTTCAATCAGCTGACCCTCGGTATTACTCAAC is from Enterococcus faecium and encodes:
- a CDS encoding MgtC/SapB family protein, with the translated sequence MNDMVLTIPEIILRLGIAMLFGGAIGFERQYKNRPAGMRTHILVCMGACIIALIQVEIASGALRDALEYPQLAGTIRSDEARLIAQVVSGVGFLGAGTIIVTKQSVTGLTTAASLWAIAGLGIAIGMGYYSIAIISFIGIAIALTVVKRVIHVPTTKKLEIQFIHRKETKDFLTDYFEEKNIVIEDVNFDVKFVDDYRVYKNIYTIDLPKGLTYADVIEELSVHKNITKLHLVSIAQ